The Pseudomonas sp. SCA2728.1_7 DNA segment GGCATGCAGATCGGTTTTGGCCAGCAGCTGATCAACGCGGTTCTGCGAACTCCAGGCCTTGAGATTGGCGGCGTCGAGTTTGTTCAGATACGCGGCGGGCGCGCTGGTGTACCAGGATTGAATCTTCAGTGGCGAAGCTGCCAAGGCGATGCCCCGGCTGACGGTGGCGGTTTTGAAATTGTCGTTGACGGCGGACTTGATGAAATCGTAGTGCCGTCCTTTGTCCGCGTTGTCCGCAGGCTGGGGGGAGAGAGACATGGCCGATCATCCTTGATTGTTGAGGAGTGATCAGCCTACCCACGGCAGGGCAAAACAAAAGTTCAAAGATCGGGAGGCAAACAGCGCTGCGACTGGCTAACCCGACGAAAATTCGAATCTGAAAAATACATAAGTACCACCCGCGACAGCGAAAAAACGTCACCCTGATGCAGAAATACCTGACACGAATTGTTACCTCGCTGTAGGGCGTGGCGCCTCGACCATTGCGATGCTCGCCGTCTGCGTTGGCTTGCATTGCGAGTCGCTGCCCGGTTGCAGATACGGCGTGAGAATCGGTGCCATGCCTTTGAGCACCTGCACGGGCAGGGCCGAGGTGAATTTGAAGTTCTCCGCCGAGCGCCCCGGCACGAACGCGGTGAGGGTGCCGAAATGGTGATCGCCGATGTAGAACACGAAGGTTGCGGTACGGTTGATCGACTTCGAACTGAGGATGCGTCCGCCCGAACCGATGGCCTCGATGCGGTTGTCGCCGGTCCCGGTTTTGCCACCCATGGCCAGTGGGCTGCCATCAGCCAGTTTGAAACTGCCGGAAACACGTTTTGCCGTACCGGCATCGACCACTTGCGACAACGCCTCGCGCATGGCCGTGGCGACCTCGGATGGCATCACCCGTTTGCCGACATGCGGGTCGTTGACCAGTTGCGTTTCGTACGGCGTGTCGGCGGCGAAATGCAGACTGTCGATGCGCAGCGTCGGCATGCGCACGCCGTCATTGAGGATGGTGCCGATCAGTTCGGCGAGGGCGGCGGGGCGGTCGCCGGAGCTGCCAATCGCGGTGGCCAGTGACGGCACCAGGTGATCGAACGGATAACCGACTTTCTGCCAGCGCTGGTGAATATCGAGGAACGCCTCGATCTCGAGCATGGTGCGAATACGGCTGTCGCGGGCGCCCTTGTGCTTGCTCTTGAACAGCCAGCTGTAGACTTCCTGACGTTCGAAATGGCTGGCCTTGACGATCTCGCTGAAGGTCGCGTCAGGGTGGTGGAGCAGGTAGCCGATCATCCACAGGTCCAGCGGGTGCACCTTGGCGATAAAGCCCTGATCGGGCAAATCGTAACTGCCGGGACCGTAGGAATCGTAGAGGCGGATCAGGCGATCATCGGTGAGTTTTTCGTTGAGCTTGGCGCCTTTCAGGTGGGAACGGACGAAGGTGTTGAAGTCTGCCTGACTGGCATCGGGCAGCAGGTAGCGATGCACGGCGGCCATGCGGATCGGCGTCGGACGCATGCTGTCGAGGAAAGTATCCAGACGCGCTTGGGTGTCCTTGTTTTTGTACTTTTTCCAGAACTTGAGCTGGAACGAGGTGCCTTCGCGGTCGGCGAAACTGGCGAGGTATTCCTGGCGACGCGGGTCGCGATCATCCTTGAGCAATTCGGCACTGTTGTTGGGGCCGGAGTAGGTGGTGTAACGCACCAGATCGCGCATCAGCCGAATGAATGGCAGGTTGATCGACTCGCGCAGGGCATCGCGCAGGGTCGGTAGGCGGCCGTTGTCTTCCTTGCGAAAGTTGTGGAACGTGTGCAAACCGCCGCCGGTGAAAAATGCCTCGCCGGGGCTGGCCGAGTATTTGCGGTCGAGGGCTGCGCCGAGCAGCTTCGACAGGTCGTGATCCTTGTTCTGGATCAGGTAATCGATGACCCACTGGCTCAAGCGGTCCTGATCGGGGACTTCGACTTTCTTGAGCTCCGGCACGCTCATGGCGCCGTACTTGTCGTGCAGCTCGGCGATGATTTGCAGGTAAGTGGTCAGCACGCGCATTTTCGCCGTTGAGCCGAGTTCAAGCTTGCTGCCTTCGTTGATGTCGAACGGCTGATCGGTGCTGTCGGTCTGCACCCGCACGCGGGAACCGTCCGGGGTCAGTTCAAAGAGGGTGAAGCTGTAGCGCACTTGCGTGGTGCTGGTCGGCGTCAGCAAGCGTTCGCCGAGCAGGCCGATTTCGGCGGCATAGGCCGGGTCGGCGAGTTTCTTCAGGTACGCGGTGGCCTGGGTTTGCAGCTCGCCCTGCAGGGTGCTGGTGGCCGAGAGGTCGAGACGATCGAGGTCGTACAGCGGTCGGTTGAGCATGCTCGCCAGACGACTGCGGGCGGCGCTGATGCCCTTGTTGGTTTCGATGGGCTGCATGGTCGGCTGGGTCTGCCAGTCGCGGTAGCTGACCTTGCTCGCGAGAGCGGCATCGGCCAATGCGCCATCGATCACCGCGTTCTGTTTGAGCAGACGCAAATGGCTGTCGGTAAGGTCGGCGAGTTCCTCGCGGCCCTTGGTCAGATAATACGAAGGGCGACGCTGGGCGATCATCAGCGAGAGCATCTCGCGCAGGGCCAGGCCTTTGGCAGCCATGGTTTTCGGATCGGTGGCCGGGCTGTTCAACTGTGCGTTGGCCTGGTTGAAGTCACTGCCGTACCAGACGCGCAGACCTTCCGCCATGCCATGCACTTCACCATGCCCCGGCACCGCCGACAGCGGCACGCTGTTGAGATAATCGCGCACGATATTCTGCCGCGCGCCCAGGGTTTGCGGGCCGGGCTGATAGGCGCGCACGCTGGCGGACATCATCTGCCGCAGTTTCTCGGCACCGGACACCGTCAGGCCTTCCGGTGAATGCCGGTACTTTTCCAATTGCGTCGCCAGCGTACTGCCGCCTGCCGATTGTCCCGGCAGACGCAGCAATTTGGCGACTTGCGACCACGCCGCCATGCCGAAGCGCGGCCAATCCACTGCCGGATTGGCCAGCGGTTGTTTCGGGTCGAGCAGAAAACGGTTTTCGATAAACAACAGGCTGCTGACTACCACGGGCGGGATCGCCGCGAAGCTTGCGTACAGCTGTTGCGGATAGTTGTACTTATACAGCGGCGCAGCCCGGCAATCGGTGATCGACAGCCCGGCCTGGATCTTTTCCGAATACGGCACGAACAGGCCTTTGTCGGTGTAGCTGAGCAGCGCCGGGGAAAACCGCGTCTGCTCGGTGACGACATAGTTACGTTTGAGCAGACGCGGCAGGAACTCATCGAGAGAGCTGTAACCCAGGCGCAGATCGAACGGCCCGTTGCCCGGATAGCGAATCGCTTCGCTGGGGCCGGGTTCGAGATGGTAAGTCAGCGATGCGGCGTATTGGCTGAGCTCGCGCGACTGAAAGCGCGAAGTGCGCATTTCCTTGGATGCGGCCAGCCCTACCACGATCGCGATAATCAACAGCAACAACCAGAAAGCCTTCCACCCGTGCCGATTGCGGCGGGGTTTTTCAGGGACAGGCGCTTCATCCACTCGTTCAGTCGGAACCACGGCTTTACTCGAATCGGTTTGCCACAAAGCGCCCATAGTCGATTGATCCATTCACGCAGATTGATCGGACTTGTCTGAAGCTTAGACGGTGGTTGGCGGCGGGGAAGAAAATGTGCGGGATGGGCGAGGGGTAGTTGCTGAATAAATCTGAACGGCTGGTGCCGGGGCGAAAACCTGCAAGTCAGAGCGCTCTATAGGGCAATGCTGGCCAAGCGGATACATGACGATGCACCAATGCTGTGCAATACTCGCCGGCTTTTTCAGTGGCGAATATTCCTACGTAAAGCAGGTAATGCCTCTCCGCAAACCGGGCTATTGCCGAGAGTTGTCGCTGAATGTTGTGGTTTATAGAGTGAAAAGTCCTGCCCAAGGCTTTTTATACTGCACGCCCCGCTGATCTTGCAGGTTGACCTGCAGGACGCGTTTACCCACGAGGTACACGCGGTTTCACACCAGCCAAGGCTTATCGGCCGACGCTTCGATACTCGGTGGTCATATCCAATAACAAGACGAGGTTGCACCCCTATGCCAGTCGGCAATCAACTGCCTCACGGCGACACCGCTCAGGGCGGTCCGCTCAAACGCGAACTCGGCGAACGGCATATTCGCCTGATGGCGCTCGGCGCCTGTATCGGCGTTGGTCTGTTTCTAGGTTCGGCCAAGGCCATCGAAATGGCCGGCCCGGCGATCATGCTGTCCTACATTTTGGGTGGTCTGGCGATCCTGGTGATCATGCGCGCCCTCGGCGAGATGGCCGTGCACAACCCGGTCGCTGGCTCGTTCAGCCGCTACGCGCAAGACTATCTCGGTCCATTGGCAGGCTTCCTCACTGGCTGGAATTACTGGTTTCTGTGGCTGGTGACCTGCGTCGCGGAAATCACCGCGGTGGCGGTGTACATGGGCATCTGGTTTCCCGATGTGCCGCGCTGGATCTGGGCGCTCGCGGCGCTGATCAGCATGGGCTCGATCAACCTGATCGCGGTGAAGGCCTTCGGCGAATTCGAGTTCTGGTTCGCGCTGATCAAGATCGTCACCATCATCGCCATGGTCATCGGTGGCGTCGGCATCATCGCCTTCGGCTTCGGTAATGACGGTGTGGCGCTGGGGATTTCCAACCTGTGGGCCCACGGCGGCTTCATGCCCAATGGCGTGACCGGCGTGCTGATGTCGCTGCAAATGGTCATGTTCGCCTACCTCGGCGTCGAGATGATCGGCCTGACCGCCGGTGAGGCGAAGAACCCGCAGAAGACCATTCCCGATGCGATCGGCTCGGTGTTCTGGCGGATTCTGCTGTTCTACGTCGGCGCACTGTTCGTGATTCTGTCGATCTACCCGTGGAATGAAATCGGCACGCAGGGCAGTCCGTTCGTGATGACCTTTGAGCGTCTGGGCATCAAGACCGCCGCCGGCATCATCAACTTCGTGGTGATTACCGCAGCCTTGTCGTCGTGCAACGGCGGCATCTTCAGCACCGGGCGCATGCTCTACAGCCTGGCGCAAAATGGCCAGGCCCCGGCCGGTTTTGCCAAGACGTCGAATAACGGTGTGCCACGTCGTGCGCTGTTGCTGTCGATCGGGGTGTTGCTGTTGGGCGTCATGCTCAACTATCTGGTGCCGGAGAAAGTCTTCGTCTGGGTGACCTCGATTGCCACCTTCGGCGCGATCTGGACCTGGGTGATGATCCTGCTGGCGCAGCTGAAATTCCGCAAAGGCCTGAGCGCCAGCGAACGTGCCGGCCTCAAGTACAAGATGTGGCTGTACCCGGTGAGCTCGTACTTTGCGCTGGCATTCCTGGTGCTGGTGGTCGGCCTGATGGCGTACTTCCCGGACACGCGCGTGGCGCTGTATGTGGGCCCGGCGTTCCTGGTGCTGCTGACCGTGTTGTTCTATGTGTTCAAGTTGCAACCGACCGGCGAAACGCAGGCTGCTGCGCGTTCGGCTTCTTGAGTCGTAGCGGCTGAAAAACGAAGCCCCGGTCGCGAGATCGGGGCTTTTTTGTGGGCGCTGTTGCCTCCTGACCGCCGGTCTGAAAGAACGATACAAACCCGGCGCAGGGGTTCAAATCGGTATCACTTGGCGCGGTAGTGAATAGAGGCGCAGCGATGAGGATCAGCGATTTTGTCGTTCGTGAACTCGGCCGGCGCCAGGTCCTGTTGTTCTTTCTGCTGGCGAGCGGGTTGTATGTTCTGCCGTTGATCCTCGCCGACTTTTCCTACATTGACGACAACTGGCGGGCACTGGCCGCCGGTAATGCCTGGGCCGACTACGGACGCTTGTTTGCCGACTGGCTGTATCAGGCGTTGACGTTCACCGGCGCTGCGCCGGATATCTTCCCCTTGCCGTTGCTGCTCGCCACTGTGGCGATGAGTCTGACGCTGACCCGACTGACCTTTCACTACTTTGCCGAGCCGACGCTGGCCAGTTGTCTGGTGCCATTGCCGCTCTGGTACAACCCTTTTCTGCTGCAGAATTTATCCTATCAGTACGACGGACCGAGTATGGCCTTGAGTCTGGTGGCGATGATCTGCGCGATCACCTTTCACGGTTCGACGCGGGTGCAACGCTGGTTGGTGCCGGCGGTATTGATTGCACTGGGCGTCGGGTTGTATCAGATCAGCATCAACGTCTTTCTTGGCTTGTGTTGTGTGGAGTTGCTCAGGGTTTTGCACCGCCGAGTTTCGTGGCCGGAGATCTGGCACTTGCTCGGCGGCAAGCTTGCGCAACTCGGTCTTGGCGTCGCGATCTATAGCGTCACCGCGTATCCGTTCATGGCGGCTTCGCGGCAAGCGCAGCTGCTCGACAGGGCAGGGCATCCATTACTGCAAGTCATCACCAACCTGGGTCGCGTGCTGGAAAAAACCGCGCTGTTGTTTCACGGCGGATATCTTTGGGTGTTTGTCGCTCTGATGCTTTGCGCGCTCTTGGGGCTGGCACGTCTTGGTCGTCCGGAACGGCGCGCAAGCGTTGCGCTGATCAGTCTGGCGGCACTGGCCGTGCTGGTGCTACTGGTGCCAGGCATCACGCTGCTGTTTCGCGACTTCAACGAGGGCGCGCGCACGTTGATGGGGTTCGGCGTGCTCCTGGTGTTTCTGTTCTTTCTCGCCCGACTGGCGTTGGCGCCCTATCACCGCTTGTTGCCTTTGCTGTTGATGATCCCGCTATTGGCGACGTTGTCGCTGTCGTTTGCCTACGGCCGCGTGTTGAACATGCAGAAAACCTTCGCCACCGCAGCCCTGTACAGCCTCGGTCACGACATCGCCGCTCATCGCGAGCTACGGGAAGCCAAGCGTATTTACCTGTCGATCAATTATTCCGAGCGCTGGCTGGCCAGTGCCGAGGGATCGTTCCGACAGCTGCCGGTTTTGCGTTATCTGCTGAATATCGATTACTACGTGCTTGCGGAAAACCTGCCCTCGGTGGGCATCACCAATGTGGTGGCCGAACGTGAGCGACGCAACGCCACCCACGTCGGGTATCTGGGTTATCCCGCGCTGGTGGAGAGTCTGTACTACCGCATTTATCTTCTCGGCGATTACGGTTTTATCGTCATGAGGGAGCCGCCGCACGGGCGGTTGTTGCAGTGGTGAAACGCTGACCGTTGGTCGGATAAAGCCCTCTACCTGTAATTTCTGACAGTAGACCGCTCCCACACCCTGGCCTAGCTTGGAGCTTCGTCCAACCGAAACGGTTAGCAACGGCCATGAAAGGATTTTCTGCAACCAGCGTGATCGGAGTGGCCGATGCGCTCATCCACTGGCAGATATTTTTCGTGCTCTGCAATGCGGTCGGCCTGGACCAGGCTGCCAGCAACTTTGCAGCGTTCTGTGTGGCCGCAGCGTTCTCGTTCTACTTGAACGTGCTTTACCTCTTCGAGAGAGAAACGTCGGTGTTCTTCTACCTGATGTTCATCGGCCTGATGGGCAGCGTGAGCTTTGGCGTAGGGGGCCTCGCGGATGTCTGGCGTTTGCCCGGACTGGTGACGGTGGCATCGTTTTCGCTGCTGAATATTGTGTCGGGGTACTGCTTCTTTCGCTTTGTGCTGTTTCGGGGGCGGCGGACATGAACATCCCTCTGCCTGAGTCCCCGCCGCCGTCAGCGTCTTGCGATGCTGCAAGGCCGTTTGTGGTCGATCTGGACGGAACCCTGATCAAATCTGATTTGCTGTTCGAATGTGCCATGTCCTTTGTTCGCAACAAGCCGTTGCAGTGCCTGAAACTTCTGGCCTGGCTCGGGCGCGGCAAAGCGTATTTGAAAGATCGATTGGCCCACGCGACGGACATCGACGTCGCCACGTTGCCCTACGATGCTGACGTGCTCTGGATGATCAAGGCGCAGCGCAACACCGGTCGGAAAATTGTACTGGCCACGGCCAGCCATCACGCATTGGCAGCACGTATTGCCGAGCATCTGATGGTGTTTGATGACGTCATAGGGACGACCCTCGAGCAGAACCTTTCGGGAGCAAACAAGCGTGATGTGCTGGTGACGTTATATGGTGAAGGCGGTTTCGATTACGTCGGTAACTCGCTGGACGACTTGCCGGTTTGGCGATCGGCCAGGCAAACCTATATCGTCAATCCATTACCGGGTGTCGAACGTGCCACCCGGCAATTGGGCAACGTTGTCCAGGTGGTTCGCTCTGACGTCACGTATTTCAGGGGGTTATACAAAGCGCTGCGTATTCATCAGTGGATGAAGAATGCGCTGATTTTTGTCCCTCTTATTGCTGCGCATCAACTGGCCAACCCGTTGCTGGTGGGGCGCGGTGTGCTGGCATTCGTGCTGTTCGGCTTGTGTGCATCAGGCGTCTACCTTCTGAATGACCTGCTCGACCTTTCCGATGATCGCAAACACCCGACCAAACGCCATCGACCCTTCGCCAGCGGATCCCTGTCGATCCAGTCCGGGCTGGCGGTTTTTCCTCTGTTGCTGTTGATGTCCTTCACGGGCGCCTGGTTGTGGCTGCCTCGTCAATTCCTCGCCGTGCTCGCCTGTTATTACGTGCTGACGCTGGTGTATTCGCTAGTGTTGAAGCGGCTGATGGCACTCGACGTGATTGCTCTGGCGCTGCTCTACACCTTGCGCATCATCGCTGGTGGCGCCGTTTTCGAACTCGAGTTGACGGGCTGGATGCTGGCCTTCTCCATGTTCATGTTTTTGAGCCTGGCTCTGGTCAAGCGCTATGCCGAATTGTTGATGGCGCTGCACAGCGGCATTACCGGAAAAACCGGCGGCCGGGATTACTTTCCCGCTGATCTGGCGATGCTCTCCTCTTTGGGCGCTGCATCCGGTTATCTCGCGGTCATGGTGCTGGCGCTATACATCCATGACAGCGCAACCACCGCGCTGTACGCGCACCCTCGGTGGATCTGGCTGGCGTGCCCGGTGATGTTGCTGTGGATCACCCGGATCTGGCTGCTGACCCATCGCGGCCGAATGAATCAGGATCCGGTGGTCTTCGCACTGCGTGATCGCTGGAGTCTGGCGATGGGGACGGTGTTCTGCCTGATTTTCTGGGTGGCGGCATGAAGGTCTCATTTGCCTCTTGGGGAAACTATCCTCATGCCCCTCAGAACGGTCATCCCTGCCAGTGGCAAGCCGATGTGGGGCCGCAGTGGCAGCGGTTGATCGAGGCCCACGGCACAACGTTGCCTTTCGGCAATGGCCGCAGCTATGGCGATAGCTGTCTGGCGGTCAGCGATCATGTGTTGCACCTACGCCCCCTGAATCGCTTTATCGAAACCGACTGGGAAAACGGTGAGATCTGCGCTGAGGCGGGCGTGACGCTGGGCGAGATTTTGCAACTGGCCATTCCCCGGGGCTGGTTTTTGCAAGTCACGCCCGGAACGCGGCATGTGACGCTGGGCGGGGCCGTGGCCAATGATGTGCATGGCAAGAATCACCACCGTTGCGGCACGTTTGCCGGTTCACTGGTGTGTTTCGGTCTGCACCGCTCCGTACAAGCACCGATGCTCTGTTCGCCGACGATAAATCCACAGTGGTTTGCTGCCACCATCGGCGGGCTGGGCCTGACGGGCGTGATCACCTGGGTGCGCATCCGTCTGCGCAGGATTCAGTCCAGCTTGATCGACAGTACTCGGGTGCGTTTTGACTGTCTGGATGACTTCTTTGCCCTGTCGGCGGACATGGATGCGCGGTATGAATACAGCGCCGCGTGGATCGATTGCCTGGCCAAGAACAGCGCCCGTGGGCGCGGATGCTTTACGGCTGGTGATCATTGCACATCGGGGCCGCTTGAGGTCGTGGCGCCACATTCGTTGCCTGTACCGATGCGTTCTCCGGTATCGCTAATCAATCCGTTCACCTTGAAACTGTTCAACCGTCATTACTGGCAACAGCAACCGCAACCGCCGACCCGACACTATCGAACGGTTGCCTACAGCCCGTTTTTCTATCCGCTGGATCGTATCGAGAACTGGAATCGTCTCTACGGACGCAGAGGTTTCCAGCAGTTTCAGTGCGTTTTGCCGGCACCGATGGCGGCAGCGGCACTTGCCGAATTACTCAAGTCGATTGCGCGTAGCGGTAGCGGCTCCTTCCTCGCGGTGCTCAAGCGTTGCGGCGATATTGCGTCGCCAGGATGGCTTTCCTTTCCCATGCCGGGTACTTCATTGGCGCTGGATTTTCCGCAGAGCAGTGAGCTGACGAAAACGCTTCTGCCGCGTCTCGATGCCATAGTCCGGGAAGCGGGGGGGCGCTTGTATCCGGCCAAGGACGCGCACATGAGTGGCAGTGATTTTCGCCAGGCCTATCCCGCCTGGGAGCAGCTGGAAGCGATGCGCGACCCGGCCCTGATCTCTCGTTTTTGGCAGCGAGTCATTCGATGAGAAAAATACTAATTGTGGGCGCCACGTCGGCGATTGCTTGCGCTTGCGCGCGATTGTGGGCGGCAGATCGGAGCGAATTGTTCCTGGTCGCCAGGGATGCGCAAAAGCTCCAGCAAACCTGCGCCGATCTGCAGGCCCGAGGTGCCAGAGCGGTAACCACGTACGTCATGGACGCCAGTGATATCGCCGCACATTCGCTCATGTACGAGAAATGCCTGGCGACGTTGCAGACGGTGGATATCTGTCTGGTCGCCTACGGTTCCTTACCGGATCAGTCGGCATGCGAACAGAGTGTTGAGCAAGCGATGGAGCAGTTCGCCAATAACGGCAGTTCAATGATGGCCCTGTTGACGCTGTTGGCTAACCGCATGGCTGCCCGGCAGCACGGCACACTGGCGGTTATTTCCTCGGTTGCCGGGGATCGCGGGCGACCTTCCAATTACCTGTACGGCGCGGCCAAGGCCGCGGTGTCAACGT contains these protein-coding regions:
- a CDS encoding transglycosylase domain-containing protein, yielding MGALWQTDSSKAVVPTERVDEAPVPEKPRRNRHGWKAFWLLLLIIAIVVGLAASKEMRTSRFQSRELSQYAASLTYHLEPGPSEAIRYPGNGPFDLRLGYSSLDEFLPRLLKRNYVVTEQTRFSPALLSYTDKGLFVPYSEKIQAGLSITDCRAAPLYKYNYPQQLYASFAAIPPVVVSSLLFIENRFLLDPKQPLANPAVDWPRFGMAAWSQVAKLLRLPGQSAGGSTLATQLEKYRHSPEGLTVSGAEKLRQMMSASVRAYQPGPQTLGARQNIVRDYLNSVPLSAVPGHGEVHGMAEGLRVWYGSDFNQANAQLNSPATDPKTMAAKGLALREMLSLMIAQRRPSYYLTKGREELADLTDSHLRLLKQNAVIDGALADAALASKVSYRDWQTQPTMQPIETNKGISAARSRLASMLNRPLYDLDRLDLSATSTLQGELQTQATAYLKKLADPAYAAEIGLLGERLLTPTSTTQVRYSFTLFELTPDGSRVRVQTDSTDQPFDINEGSKLELGSTAKMRVLTTYLQIIAELHDKYGAMSVPELKKVEVPDQDRLSQWVIDYLIQNKDHDLSKLLGAALDRKYSASPGEAFFTGGGLHTFHNFRKEDNGRLPTLRDALRESINLPFIRLMRDLVRYTTYSGPNNSAELLKDDRDPRRQEYLASFADREGTSFQLKFWKKYKNKDTQARLDTFLDSMRPTPIRMAAVHRYLLPDASQADFNTFVRSHLKGAKLNEKLTDDRLIRLYDSYGPGSYDLPDQGFIAKVHPLDLWMIGYLLHHPDATFSEIVKASHFERQEVYSWLFKSKHKGARDSRIRTMLEIEAFLDIHQRWQKVGYPFDHLVPSLATAIGSSGDRPAALAELIGTILNDGVRMPTLRIDSLHFAADTPYETQLVNDPHVGKRVMPSEVATAMREALSQVVDAGTAKRVSGSFKLADGSPLAMGGKTGTGDNRIEAIGSGGRILSSKSINRTATFVFYIGDHHFGTLTAFVPGRSAENFKFTSALPVQVLKGMAPILTPYLQPGSDSQCKPTQTASIAMVEAPRPTAR
- a CDS encoding amino acid permease; its protein translation is MPVGNQLPHGDTAQGGPLKRELGERHIRLMALGACIGVGLFLGSAKAIEMAGPAIMLSYILGGLAILVIMRALGEMAVHNPVAGSFSRYAQDYLGPLAGFLTGWNYWFLWLVTCVAEITAVAVYMGIWFPDVPRWIWALAALISMGSINLIAVKAFGEFEFWFALIKIVTIIAMVIGGVGIIAFGFGNDGVALGISNLWAHGGFMPNGVTGVLMSLQMVMFAYLGVEMIGLTAGEAKNPQKTIPDAIGSVFWRILLFYVGALFVILSIYPWNEIGTQGSPFVMTFERLGIKTAAGIINFVVITAALSSCNGGIFSTGRMLYSLAQNGQAPAGFAKTSNNGVPRRALLLSIGVLLLGVMLNYLVPEKVFVWVTSIATFGAIWTWVMILLAQLKFRKGLSASERAGLKYKMWLYPVSSYFALAFLVLVVGLMAYFPDTRVALYVGPAFLVLLTVLFYVFKLQPTGETQAAARSAS
- a CDS encoding glucosyltransferase domain-containing protein, whose product is MRISDFVVRELGRRQVLLFFLLASGLYVLPLILADFSYIDDNWRALAAGNAWADYGRLFADWLYQALTFTGAAPDIFPLPLLLATVAMSLTLTRLTFHYFAEPTLASCLVPLPLWYNPFLLQNLSYQYDGPSMALSLVAMICAITFHGSTRVQRWLVPAVLIALGVGLYQISINVFLGLCCVELLRVLHRRVSWPEIWHLLGGKLAQLGLGVAIYSVTAYPFMAASRQAQLLDRAGHPLLQVITNLGRVLEKTALLFHGGYLWVFVALMLCALLGLARLGRPERRASVALISLAALAVLVLLVPGITLLFRDFNEGARTLMGFGVLLVFLFFLARLALAPYHRLLPLLLMIPLLATLSLSFAYGRVLNMQKTFATAALYSLGHDIAAHRELREAKRIYLSINYSERWLASAEGSFRQLPVLRYLLNIDYYVLAENLPSVGITNVVAERERRNATHVGYLGYPALVESLYYRIYLLGDYGFIVMREPPHGRLLQW
- a CDS encoding GtrA family protein, translating into MKGFSATSVIGVADALIHWQIFFVLCNAVGLDQAASNFAAFCVAAAFSFYLNVLYLFERETSVFFYLMFIGLMGSVSFGVGGLADVWRLPGLVTVASFSLLNIVSGYCFFRFVLFRGRRT
- a CDS encoding UbiA family prenyltransferase: MNIPLPESPPPSASCDAARPFVVDLDGTLIKSDLLFECAMSFVRNKPLQCLKLLAWLGRGKAYLKDRLAHATDIDVATLPYDADVLWMIKAQRNTGRKIVLATASHHALAARIAEHLMVFDDVIGTTLEQNLSGANKRDVLVTLYGEGGFDYVGNSLDDLPVWRSARQTYIVNPLPGVERATRQLGNVVQVVRSDVTYFRGLYKALRIHQWMKNALIFVPLIAAHQLANPLLVGRGVLAFVLFGLCASGVYLLNDLLDLSDDRKHPTKRHRPFASGSLSIQSGLAVFPLLLLMSFTGAWLWLPRQFLAVLACYYVLTLVYSLVLKRLMALDVIALALLYTLRIIAGGAVFELELTGWMLAFSMFMFLSLALVKRYAELLMALHSGITGKTGGRDYFPADLAMLSSLGAASGYLAVMVLALYIHDSATTALYAHPRWIWLACPVMLLWITRIWLLTHRGRMNQDPVVFALRDRWSLAMGTVFCLIFWVAA
- a CDS encoding FAD-binding oxidoreductase; this encodes MKVSFASWGNYPHAPQNGHPCQWQADVGPQWQRLIEAHGTTLPFGNGRSYGDSCLAVSDHVLHLRPLNRFIETDWENGEICAEAGVTLGEILQLAIPRGWFLQVTPGTRHVTLGGAVANDVHGKNHHRCGTFAGSLVCFGLHRSVQAPMLCSPTINPQWFAATIGGLGLTGVITWVRIRLRRIQSSLIDSTRVRFDCLDDFFALSADMDARYEYSAAWIDCLAKNSARGRGCFTAGDHCTSGPLEVVAPHSLPVPMRSPVSLINPFTLKLFNRHYWQQQPQPPTRHYRTVAYSPFFYPLDRIENWNRLYGRRGFQQFQCVLPAPMAAAALAELLKSIARSGSGSFLAVLKRCGDIASPGWLSFPMPGTSLALDFPQSSELTKTLLPRLDAIVREAGGRLYPAKDAHMSGSDFRQAYPAWEQLEAMRDPALISRFWQRVIR
- a CDS encoding SDR family oxidoreductase, with protein sequence MRKILIVGATSAIACACARLWAADRSELFLVARDAQKLQQTCADLQARGARAVTTYVMDASDIAAHSLMYEKCLATLQTVDICLVAYGSLPDQSACEQSVEQAMEQFANNGSSMMALLTLLANRMAARQHGTLAVISSVAGDRGRPSNYLYGAAKAAVSTFCEGLRARLFKSGVHVITIKPGFVDTPMTRELALPALLVAQPDAVARRIVAGIDRRVAVLYVPGFWRVIMWIIRAIPQPLFKRLNL